In Oryzias melastigma strain HK-1 linkage group LG14, ASM292280v2, whole genome shotgun sequence, the DNA window GTAGCATTGTCTTTCCTtccaaaaaagattttctttccTAGAGTATCAAGATGAATATGAATATTAGAAAAACTGATCTAATTGTGACTGTAAACGCAAGCATAAATGCTTACAGAGTTTGAAGATTGTTAAACAAGTTGAAAAGCTGAAAAGCAAAATATGAATGAAAGATTCTAGTGTTTGATTAAGTCTTAAAACTTTTGATTGTCTTCAACGTCATCTGAAAGCATCAGCTCTCATAACGactcttaaatataaaaatagaaatgctttCCCAGCACTTAGACTAAGGATAAATGTCTGGAGTTTGTTCCTTCTCTTGCTCCTTTAAAGCTGTTTCTGCCTCAATTCTTTCAGGATCTGGATGAAATTGACAATATATCTGCGCTCACATCTGCTGACCATTAAAAGAGATTATGTCACTTTCTTTTACAAGGTTGACACTATTTTCCCGACTATTCATCACTTGTCATGTGCCACATCACTTGCACACATCAACCTGCCTTTCCTGCATCTGTGGTAACACCTTCAGGTTTTATTGTGGAATCGGTTACACGACATTAGGTGTGCCTCTTTGAAAGAAAGTAGCCTAGCTCTACAAATATCCACTATAAGGTACTGTCCTGAACAGAAACATGGGTGgttataaaaagtgaaaacttcTGCTCTGTTGTAGGTCTGTGATGTAACAGTGGGACCAATAGTCCCACTGGATGAGTTAAAAAGGGACGTGTTCTCTCTGAGttcttttttatgatgtttttccttTGAGACGatcatttaaaactgtttgtgtAATAGCTGAAAGGACAAATGTGTCATGTATGTTTGCAGTCTGCAGATGTCATTGCTCATTTCAGTCTGATTGTTCTCTTTGCTCTTCTACAATTGacatgttttcagaaaaaaagactaaaagcaGATTAAACTTcacattattttgaaatgagaaaACCCATGTTTCACCTCGTCTCTGAGTTCATTTGTTATTCTCCCCTTTCTGAGAGTTGTAGCCATTTTCTCCTGTCAATTGTTGATCTCTTGAGCTGGATTCATCTTCGTGTGTCCCAACCTCTGTGCCTCTGCTAGTGTACCTGCTCTTCCCTGTGGTACGCTAATGAGTTAACTCAATAAAAAAGTCTTGTAGTTTAATCCACTGGTTGTTTTTATATTCTACTTTTTTAAGCTGCATTGTGTGATCTGATACACTAATTGAAACCTTCGGTTTGatacttttgccttttttaacatgtttggagcatagcctgttttttttttcctctatcaaaatgttaaagttttacaaaaatattttacttgatGTCAAATCAGTAGAACATTTGGTtatctttatgatttttttcttgatcttgTGTCATCGTTATCTTGCATTCTTATTCtattaaaatataacattaacttatttttctaaagaattgAGCTTTGAAcattgaacattttgttttaaagtgttctaaactatataaacatgtttaatgttgtttatGCACTCAAATATTGTAAGTGTTTCTTTGTAATTGTTCAAGTTTGAATACTAGTTTCCCTAAAATTGTAAATTCCTTTTACTATTCACTTTCgttatttaaattaatctgcCATATTTCTACATTACAAACtgtgttttaatgaaaataaaattatcagtataaataataatgtggAGTAGTCACCTGTCTCTCAATCCTTATAAATCCCATTTTAATAAGTAATGTGACTCGCTTCTGACATCAAGTGGTTATTTAAGGAACTATCATTACTAAAACACACTGTAACTCCTCTTTCAATGGAGCAACATCGCACCTGAGGAGtaattaggtaaaaaaaaaatatcttatgaggatgtaaaaatactaaagaaaaaaatagcatgcTATTGTTGTCCgtaaaaatactttcttttgaAACAGACTTctgttttgttctcattttgaGCTCGTTGCTAAGAACGCAAAAGCCGTTGCTAGGCTAAGGACCCCTGCTTGTGTGCTGTCAAAACAAAAGCCTTAATTAATTTAGAAGtaactttataaaaacaattaaacaaacacttaaagtttaaaagttttgagtAAAATATGACTTTATAATTAAACTGTGAATTAATAgatgattaaaataattttatagggagttttattacttttatgaGACGGCAAACGAAGCTGTCAGTGCGGAACGATTGAAGTCCTAAAAATGCGCACTTAAACTattgttttctccttttgtccTCCGAAATACTTTAGAGTCATTCAGCAAAAAAGGTGTGAGCCCCTTACATGTTTTTAGGTGTTTATAAGTGAGGTTCTGGTTGATTCGAGCGCGTTAAGGTTCGGTTCCGTGTTTTTTTGCGGCGCCTCTGAAATGAATTCCTATCACGTCTTGGAGCTGGCCGGAGAGGGTTCGTTCGGCCGGGTTCACAAGGGTAGGAAAAAGGGCAGCGGCCAGGTAACTCTATTTACATGTGTtgaattgtttaatttattactttaaataaaattacaacctGTCTTGTCGTCAAGGTGGTGGCTCTGAAGTTCATGCCCAAAGTGGGTCGAACCGACAAGGAGCTGCGAAGCCTCAAGAGGGAAATCGAGATAATGAGGAATTTAAAACATCCAAATATCGTCCAGCTCTTTGACAGTTTTGAAACAGACACTGAGGTACATCATCCAAATGATTATGTCTAAAAtgacttcactttttaaaatgtttcgtttcttgattttttttccatttaaatgtattttttctattctattctattctattctattctattctattctattctattctattctattctattctattctattctattctattctattcaggACATTGTTCCAACAGCAAAGTGTCACTTTTAAGCAGGCACAGCAGATGGCAGCTTGAACTCATTTTTGTCTACCTGTGGTTGTTATGACAACAGCAGACTCATACTAGGTGTTCATCTCATTAATAGATGCATGTCTGCTTTCACCTCCAGTTTCTACTTCCTTTTAGTATTCTGACATTAACAGATTAGCAAAaaatcttaagtaaatcttGTAGTCTAAATTCTGCTTGTTATTGGAAAATGACCTAAACCTttcaaaaatgcatgaaaaaaccTATTGTATTGTGTCAATGagattgtttgattttaaaatattaatcctgcttctcaattttttattcatttaacaataataatgtattttatttaatttggtaCCTTTCTGGGGATTGTATTGCAGAAGAAaagagtaaaagtaaaaaaataaataaatcaagtacAACAGTTAAAATCATaatatcatttgtttttgtaacagGTTGTGGTTGTAACAGAGTATGCAGAGGGTCAACTCTTTCAGGTCCTAGAAGACGATGGAAATTTGCCCGAAAGTTTGGTTTGTACTCTCACGGCAGAGTTTGTTTTGACATAGATTTTACTACAAGTGACATTGGATTTCTTTGTCCTTATCAAGGTCCGTGAGATCGCCTGCCAGCTGGTCTCAGCTCTGTATTATCTACACTCCCATCGTATTCTTCATCGGGACATGAAACCACAAAATATTCTGCTGGGAAAAAGTGGAGTGGTGAAACTGTGTGACTTTGGGTatggttatttttaaatgtaaaacattcttgttttttagaATCATTTTGCCCTAACCTAAAGTTTTGCTGTAGTTTTGCCAGAGCCATGAGCGCCTCCACCCTGGTGCTGACGTCCATCAAAGGAACGCCGCTGTACATGTCTCCTGAGCTGGTGGAGGAGAAGCCGTACGACCACACTGCAGATCTGTGGTCTTTGGGCTGCATTCTCTACGAACTCCACACAGGGGCGCCACCCTTCTACACTAACTCCATCTTCCACCTGGTGCAGCTGATCGTGAAGGACCAGGTCAAATGGCCTGACACAATGAGTGATGCCTGCATGGTACAGTAGAGCTGAAGCATGTCACATTCCCTGGCCATAAATCgtcacattttcttaaataataGTGTCTATAGGAcgaagtttttaaaatattatttttgtcatttaatcacacatcataaatattttatatatcatATGATTAGAGATGTCTTAATAATTTTGGCTTATTTCCCTAAGTAGGAGCCAATACATAATGGTAAATCAGGACAAATTTGTTTTccatcaaaaaatgtattcaacttctcaatgcacaaaataaagtgaggtgctgaaaatgaaaaactcaCATCTTGATTTCCCTGATAAAGTTCTTGGAGGCTGATTGACTTTTGAACACTTGATTTAGAAAGAAAGTtaaataattctgttttcagatttttaaaaaacttcactttatttaaaaaagtggtAGTAGCTgttaacttttttaatgaagtttgaTTGACGTTATCAGACACCCAGAATGGAATGTTTACTCCACTCATTCTTGTATTTTTGAAGGCACTTGCGAGGGCTCTTTGCTGTGACGATcatcatcagagaaaaaaagtatttctttcaaaaacagACTTGAGTTTCTCtgtcaacttttaaaatgtccACAAATCTATAAAAGGGGAGGAAGACATGAACACAGGTTAGGAATCAAGGACAAAGATTTATGGTAGAAAAGTCTGGTATAATTTagataaagacaaaacatttatttttgattctttCTCTATCTCAACATAAATGAAACATTgctgtgattctttttttttctaaaaaaaaaagagaaaatacattttgttattgatttaactttatttacttGACAACAAAGACAAGTCAAAagtcttaaatgtaaaaaataaaaaataaaaacttgacatGATACCACATATAAAGTTTTGTCTGTGAGCTCATCATctcaatatttttattgcatttcttgtTTTGAGCTTAAACATATTAATTTTGATATGACCTAAGTCCTTCGATCATAGTTAGATCTTAGTCCAAATATCAGGTGTAAAGGTTGATGAATTGTGTGTATATTTTTAGGATTAATGTTCAtactttgctattttttttggctttaagtTCCCCATTAGTTTACCGAAAAGGCAGCAGtgcaaacatgtttgaaaccttttttaatggactttctttgtttccaaattttgaccaaacagtttgaaaactagaaaaatattCCATAAACAAGCAAACCACATTCCTGTTTAAAAACTAACATTAGAGGTTTTGTGACCTTTTTATCCTTACTAATCAGAAAACTATACTTTCAGTTTAACATAACCTATTAGAACCCATtagttttaacagaaaaacatcagaaatgtgttctgtggTCCACCTATGCTGGTATATCAAACATCATTTTCCCTTAAAGGAAACATGAGGATGTGTTTTTATGGGTTAAGTTTAGGAATTGTGACAGAAGGTGATATAAGATCATACGTTTTGGTCTGTAACTAAATATAACAATACACGagggtttatttttcttttgtattaatACAGATTTTACAGTCTACTATTTTCTTTCAGAGTTTTCTGAAAGGTTTACTCACCAAAGACCCAGAGAAAAGGCTGTCATGGCCAGACCTCCTGCACCATCCCTTTGTTGCTGACGGAGTCTTAGGTGATTGCAGCTGATGTGAAAGTGTGCGATTTTTCAAACGTCTTGTTGTAATGATGCAACTCTTTGTCAGCAGTGCTGTCGGACACCGACGCGTTCAGCCCTTTGACTGTCACTCCCAGCCCGGATGTGCTCGCTCGGAAACAGAAGCAAGTGGCAGAAAAGTCTGCGGCGGGATCTGGAGAGAGCAGATTACTGCGGAAGGTCAGAGAGCAGATGGAGAACAAGAAGAAGCCCACAGGCAGCGACAGCACCAAAGTGAGTCAGCTctgaatgtttgtctttttgatgaTGTGCtgaatttattttgctttcatgTTCAGATTAAAAAGGATGAGAATAGGAAAACCAGCACTTCTGCAACCTCCTCTAAGGAGATTTCTGCACTTCGAGATGCTTCACCCCAAGCCACCAAATCTAAAAGGTTATTGaagattaaaattatttaatttgttcaaataaatagGCTTCTTTTGTATAGCAGAGGTCAGATCAGCAGAGACTACGAGCAGGAGTTCCCCGGTATGGAGGTGGGGCCACGTCTGCTGCGAAGGAACAGTGAAATCTGTCAAAGCTCTCTGCACAGACTGGTGAGTCACTCATATCGCTCATGCGttctcttttactgttttttagaagaaatatgcctgaaaacatctatttttgtcCCTTTAGCATAAAGACAGTACGGACTACTGGGAGATTCTGCTCCAACAATCAGATCCAAGCACACAGCAGAGAGAGCCACTGAAGTACAATGAAATCATACCTCAAATTAAATCAAGAATCGAGGCCTTCAAAGCTCAGGTAAAAAACCAAACATGTCAGCTGAGCACCAAAAACTTTGCAGtcaatctttttatttgtttccagTTAACAGCTGGTTCAGTAAAGGAATTGCAACAGATTCAACTTCCACTGAAGGTCCTGCGTAATCTGATACTGATGTCTGACCTGGAGAAGTCCGACCGCATCGGCACTGAACTTCAGCTACCGCACCTCCTCTTTGATCTGATTCACAAATGTGTAGACGACTCAGATTTCATCAAGGTCATTGCTTTCTATGATCTAACTACATCCAATAGGAGTTTTTGAtgattgtaaatgttttaatttgttttgaacaGCAACGATCAAGTGTGCCAATCTTTGGAGAATTGATGGCGTTACTTTTGGTCTACTgggaaaaacaccaaaactggATGGAGGAAGAAGAATCAAGGTTcagttttttgatttgtttaagtTTTCATTTACTAGTGGATGTACATAAGCTGTCCTCTTCTCACCTCATAGACTGGAGGAGTTCATCAAGCCTTTCAGCACCATACTTGCTCATTCAGACCTCCTCGCTCTGGCAGTAAGTGTCCGCTCACCTCAGAGTTCACTGATTTTGTTACACAAAACCGAACTGTCTGTTGTGTCTGTTTTAGCCTCTGGCTGCTtctgttttgtctcttttcaCCCAACACGTTGATGTTCCAGTTGATGTGAAAACTGTGACCTCCTCGCTTAAAACTCTTCTCTCTAACTCATTTAAGGTACAGTGTatctatatttatgtatttctttattttaccacCAAATAAGAGTGAAATTGTGTCATTTCAGCCCCACATTCCTCTTCCTTGTGGTTGGGGTCTTTGTGATGGCCTCCTCTGTTTGCTCCTGCACGCGCTTTTTGAAGTAAGACATAAACATGTTACATTTAGATATGTATCTAGTTTATGTCTGATCTGCTCCTTTGTTTTCTCACCAGCATGAAAAACCCCACACATCTATTTTCTTGAGTTCTGACGTGTTTGTGGATCTATGGAAAACCTTAGGAAACTCTTTAGGAAGTGGAAAAGCAATGATCAAAATATGTTCAGCAAATGGTAATAACACAGGCCCAGCAAATCTCTATTGTCTGTCGTAGAtgatatggattttttttgtcttttcagggCTTCAGTCCTTTCTGTCTCTTGCTCTGTATGTCTTCACCTTGGATCCATACTCCTGCGTTCCTCTGTTCATTCAGAATGAATCAAAATGCGTGCACACGCTTGGCCGTCTGCTGGGTCCTGACAGGTTAGCCGTCAGATGTTTCAATTAACATATTGTGtcgattttacaaaaaaatcttccggcaacatcctttttttttttttgtaccacaCAGTTTAGATCTGTTTACCAAAGACCCCCCTGGGAGAAGTGAGAAGGAGCTCAGCTGCAACAGCCTAACCACACTTAGCTGCCATTTACTGTGTTTTCCATTCGCCCTGGACCTCCCCCCACTCTCCATGTCCTCGGTGCTGCAGGTGTATGACAGCTGTGGGATCACTTCAAGCCTCCTGCAGGTTTGGGCTTTCTCCGGCTCCTCTCAACACCCCGGTCTCTGATGCAACAGAGCATAAATCCTGCCCACTGCCATGTCTGACATGCAGTCCTGCTCGTCATCATGTCTCTGTACTGCTTTGGAAACACTGGAGTGTTTGTTGGGTTGATTTCACGCTGTCTTtatcatttgtcttttttttctgctttggcaGGTGGTTCAAACGCTCCCTCTAACACTCCTGGAGCTGCCGCTGTCCCTGCTTAGCCGTTTGCTTATTTGTGATCCCGAGCGCTCCCTTCCTCACCTCAGAGACTCCTCTTCAGGCCTTTTTTCACCCCCTCGGGAGATGCAGTCTGCTTCCTGTGGACGGCAGACTGCTCTAACCAGAACTCCCACATCTCtcctctctgagctgctgcaggtGGATGGACTGTGGGATGCTGCCGTTGAGCTTCTCACAGTTTTATCCCAAATCGCCCGATTTTCCCCGAGATTTTCCGTCCCTCTGCTACACGTGGAAGTCTCTGTGCTGGAGCAGGGCTTGACTCACCCATATGATCAGATCAGGGTTGCCACATGCAGATTTTTGGGACATTTAGATCCATTTGTGTCTCTTGTGACAGATACGCTACCACCTGATCTTTTCAGAGTCATGATAGACTGCCTCCGTGATCCCTACATGCCCGTCAGGCGATCGGCTTGCAGGGCAGTGGGGAACTGGCTGGGTCACATCGCAGAAAGAACGGCGTTGAAAACCTGCACATTTTCTGCCGTTGACACCACAGGGAGGGGTAAAATTAAGGATCAAAGTCAACTATGTTACCAGGCAGTAGGGGGTGATACAACAATGACTGATGAGACAGACGAAGACGTGGGGAGGGGATGGACAGAGGAAGCAAAGAGGTCAGTGACCTCGCTGGCTGGTCTGCTCAGCGACTCCGATGCCGTCACACGTCGACATTGTTGTGTGGCTCTGGGAAACCTGGTTAAAACTGACGGGGCAGCATccctgctggtggaggaggacgTTCCAGCTTTACTCCTGAGAGCCGCGTGCGCAGATTCCCATCATGCCGTGAAACAAGCCGCCATTTCCACGCTAAGCTTGTACAGGCAGCAGGACGCCATGCAGCAGGTAACAAAATGAACGGGCGCCATGAATGTTGAAGTGTAAATGTTATCCTGTATTCATGCAATGTCTCTAACCTGCAAAAGCAGTCCTCCTCCCTTCAGCCTAATCACTCGTTTTTACACGACTCTATAAATGTCACCGTGCTTTACGTGTTTTTGAAGGTCCTGGCGTCCCTCGATGCGAGTAAGAAACTTCTGCAGGCTTTACACGACGCCTCTCTTCATAATGACCACAAAGCGGATGTAGCACCAGCTCTCCAAAAACGGTGATTAGATTTACATCTTCTTCTGCCTCGtcataaagaattaaaaacataCTATTAGGGTTTTGTCTTataataaattcaagttttatctgcttaatcttttttttttttaaaggaaaactgtactttttattaaatataaatgttaaaagttaatttaaatcatagaaaaatcttgtgttttcaccttttttaaatgcataagTTAGTAAGATATTAACAGATACAAGtgcttatattttttattgtttccctCCATAGAGCTCTCCTTAATGGATTTTAAAGCTATGTGAATTAAAAGTGTTTATTATCCTCTTATAGACTGGACTAAAGGAAATaaagatagttttttttcttagcgtGCAtgtaaataacttaaaatttgACTGCATTTCTTAATATTTAAGTTACTTCTCACTGAGGATAGTTAAATACACTGACTATAGCAGGTCAATTTCTGTCTAGAAAAATGTGGGAAGTGTCTTTCCTGCTGCTTAGTAGGACTTGCCAGTGTCTCACTCAGCTTGCAGGTATTTTTGTGcattatttatgaatttctcGAGCTTCAACTTGGTTTGAAACAAACCCCAGAATAAAACTggcagctaaaaaaaacatttcctgttaGCTTCAAGATTTCAAAAgagaaccaaaaacaaacaaacaaacaaacaaggccaataaatgaaaagactttattttttttaaagagaaatgtttTACATCACACAAAACAATATGCGTAcatcttgaaataaataaattaaaaaagtgtcaGTTTTTTGGTATAAACATCATCAGTTGATAGTACATCGCAGGGGGACTCAGATATCCTGCTTGGAACTTTTAGACGAAGCTGAACGATAAAAGTACACAAACAAAAGTCAGCCTTTCCATTCAAGAGTGTCCTGAAATAAATCTGCATAAGAAACGACTTCCAATGACAGCGGCTGCTATACTCTTAGACCAGGGACAAAGAGAATTATCCTCCTGCATGTaagtaaaagctgaaaaacaaacagcatgatgggatttgttttcagttcatttttttatgagaacAGATAAACACACACCACTCCCTGAACATATAAAAGTTGCTACGAACGAGTGCAGATCAGCCAGGGGCTTATAAAACTTATTGCCTGAAGCAGTTTAGAGAAACAATTCCCACTTATTTCTGAATCCCTAATGTTCTAGTtgcagagagaaaaagagaaggaaCATTAATGCAAAGGCATGCAGAGGGCGGCTGCTAAAAACACCACTAACATTCACTTACATTGAAGAGCTTTTTTatcagtcattaaaaaaaaaacatgttttctctaATCCTGATTATCTGCtgatgttacaaaataaaatgatgaactATATCCTGAGCTGCAGAACAGATTGTGtaaacatgtacatttttaaagaaaaaaacaacaatacattcacaaaaaaatgtcactttacatcaacaaatgtaaaattacattACTCGAAAATTTGCAGAGACtttcaaaaaggtttttagTTATTCAGATCATgtgaaactgttaaaaataaaatcaaatcagaatTATTTGTTTAACAAGTCAcagaatatttaaagaaaatcaaattcaaattattttttttcatcaaaataacaaatatagaTCAAGAAGAGTTTAAATTTCTGAATTTAGTAAAGTAAATTTtctctattattttatttttttaaattaaatatcgACATGAACTGCAATAATTTCCTATcaagaaatcattaaaaattcagaatcaAAAGATGGTTTTAACTTTCAAGTATTaacacaccaaaaaaagaaaaaaaaacacattcagcgAGTCAAACAACTGAcaacttatatatttttaatttgaaaataaataggTAGAAAAAGCTGTGATGCTGACATCAGTTTCAATGTAAGgctattaaaatatatatttgaccTGCTTAATGAATCACATCGCTTCTTCAGGtgttaaaatatttcaacattttgattGACAAGAAggaagatttattatttttttaaagtgattgtCATTTCAAGCACTGCAACGCAACAGTGAAGGCTCAAGCGATGCGAGTGTTAAAAGCCATGGAAGCatcagatttagaaaaaaaaaaaggggagtaaaaaattttaataatcGTAAACAAAGCATGCATTTCCtgcaattaataaaaataaaacagaaaacttatAAACACTTTGAAAAGCCAATAAATGTGTCTGCATTTTTGTGGAGATGCTGCAGCTGAGTGTACTTGCAGGAATGTGCTGTCACACCGTCGTGTCCTGCTTGAGCCTTTGACTGCGGGCCTTGTAAACTTCAATCAGCAGGTCTTTGACGTACTGGATCTCCCGTTCCACGGACTCCGCTTTGTCCCGTAGCTCTCGGTTCCGCCCCTCGAGGCAATGCAGCTGTTCCTCCAAAGAATCTAGCTCCGCCCTTTTTCGCTGGCGATACCTGCATGAAGCAAAGTGTTGGTGAAACTTTTTAGAATCTTCTAAACATCCAATTTGAGATAGTAAAAAAAGGAAGGGAAAGCTCACCTGTGGGCAGCCGTTTTGTTCTgatctcttttcttttgcttgcGCTCTCCGCCTTCGTGTGGAATGATGTCTACTTCGTATTTCACAGCACAGTGGTCTTCTTTCAGTCTGCAGGCTTGTCTGTGACCCGAGGACTCCAGGTTCATACCCTCCctagtcattaaaaaacaatctgCGGCCTGATCCTCAAGGTAATTTTCGTGCAAATCCGGTTGAACTATATGTAGACCTTCTGTTTTCACCTGTTCGTTGATGTTTCCTAAGAAGCTATGATAGGCCTCAGACTGTGGTGTTGGTGGGATATAAGCACTATGGCTGCTGTCACTCTTCCATGAAACGGTGGCTTTCGTGACCTCCACGCTAGTCTTGATGCTGCCTAGCACCTCGTTGTTGCCGGCGCTCCCACTGATCTCCCTCATGCCGTACATCAAGACATCCTCTTTTTTGTGTGGCGTGTCTAGCGATCCACCAAACCCAAACCCACCGCCAACAACCTTTGCACCGCCTATCATGTCTTGactaaaacaatagtttttctcttctttggGCAAACATCGTCGAACATCGACCGCACTACCCAGACAGTAGCTTTTCCCTGCCAGGGGGTCATCCTCCACACAACTGTAGTTACCTGTAAGGGCAACGGTTGAGTTACCTGAGTTACTAACTTTGGAGCTCAAAAAACTGCTGTCATAACCATCACTTAACCTCACACTATCAAGGACTCTTTTTCTACCACACCCACTGGGGCGACTACAGCTGTATGGGGCGTGTCTTGGAATTTTGGATCTCCCAATGGGCCCGCCACAGATGCTCAGCAGGTCCAGTTCTCCGGTTGTCAGGGTAACAAGAAGGGGATTGGACTCCGATTGGTTGGATGCAGCGTAGGACGAGTGTGGCAGCTGACAGAACGGCTGAGGGGCCGCCGGTAGTTGACCCCTGTCGCATTTTCCCAGCCTTGGTCCTTTCTCTGGCAGTGGTTCAGACAGGAAGTAGTCCTCTAGTTGGGCAAGTTCCTCTTGCAGCAGAGAGGTCATGACCTCCAAGTCAGAGGGCACCTGAATATCACTCTGAAGGGGTGACGGGGGAAGGGAggcattggtggaggagggaGGGGAAGGAGGGTTTGGGAGGTACGAGGAAAAATCCACTTCTTCCGTCATCCAGTCAGTGAGACCATCACCTAAGGAGGGAAACGTTACAGCTAAATAACAACGTTCATGCAAAAGCAACGATATCCGTCTTCTGCAGTGCAGGTTGCAGTTTCGTAAAAGCATAACCCAATCGGCAATGGTAGACGCAAAACGTCTTTGATTTAAGTTGCGCTACATTCAAGTTACAGACATAGCTAGTTTTATACTTACTGTTCGAGAAGGACGAATGTGCTGCAGTGCTGAACCCACCTGAAAtggagaaaatataaaaaaacgtACTTGCTGCAACTCACCAATTAAGTGCTGACTCTCCTCTGACACCTCCCCCCTGCACccctgtgattggctgaggTTAGCCTGTGGGTGAGAGAGAGCGTGGGGGTCTGCCGGGCAGACACGAAGACTCCTCCAAACATGAGCTGATGTTGCCATCATTTTGTCTTTTGCTGCTTTGATTCAGTCCAAGTCCAAGCATATGCTGAGGGCAAGCGGGGTCTGACAGATGGGCCACAGAGAGCAGGGCAGGGTGAGCATAATGAAACCTAGAGGGCAAGTAGAAAGAGGGATCAGAGGCTAGCAGGACATTTAAAGACccggctttttttttttttttttaatcaactgaTGGCCAAGCGATCTTCAGGCAACAGCGACAAACAGCAGCAATAAATGTTACTTATTAGAAGTAGCctggaaaaaatgtgtgtcGTTTAAAACACACCAACCTCTTTGTGCGGAACAACCGTACAGTAAACAGACtccataaaacaaacttttcctcAAGATTTG includes these proteins:
- the stk36 gene encoding serine/threonine-protein kinase 36 isoform X5, whose protein sequence is MNSYHVLELAGEGSFGRVHKGRKKGSGQVVALKFMPKVGRTDKELRSLKREIEIMRNLKHPNIVQLFDSFETDTEVVVVTEYAEGQLFQVLEDDGNLPESLVREIACQLVSALYYLHSHRILHRDMKPQNILLGKSGVVKLCDFGFARAMSASTLVLTSIKGTPLYMSPELVEEKPYDHTADLWSLGCILYELHTGAPPFYTNSIFHLVQLIVKDQVKWPDTMSDACMSFLKGLLTKDPEKRLSWPDLLHHPFVADGVLAVLSDTDAFSPLTVTPSPDVLARKQKQVAEKSAAGSGESRLLRKVREQMENKKKPTGSDSTKIKKDENRKTSTSATSSKEISALRDASPQATKSKRLLLYSRGQISRDYEQEFPGMEVGPRLLRRNSEICQSSLHRLHKDSTDYWEILLQQSDPSTQQREPLKYNEIIPQIKSRIEAFKAQLTAGSVKELQQIQLPLKVLRNLILMSDLEKSDRIGTELQLPHLLFDLIHKCVDDSDFIKQRSSVPIFGELMALLLVYWEKHQNWMEEEESRLEEFIKPFSTILAHSDLLALAPLAASVLSLFTQHVDVPVDVKTVTSSLKTLLSNSFKPHIPLPCGWGLCDGLLCLLLHALFEHEKPHTSIFLSSDVFVDLWKTLGNSLGSGKAMIKICSANGLQSFLSLALYVFTLDPYSCVPLFIQNESKCVHTLGRLLGPDSLDLFTKDPPGRSEKELSCNSLTTLSCHLLCFPFALDLPPLSMSSVLQVYDSCGITSSLLQVVQTLPLTLLELPLSLLSRLLICDPERSLPHLRDSSSGLFSPPREMQSASCGRQTALTRTPTSLLSELLQVDGLWDAAVELLTVLSQIARFSPRFSVPLLHVEVSVLEQGLTHPYDQIRVATCRFLGHLDPFVSLVTDTLPPDLFRVMIDCLRDPYMPVRRSACRAVGNWLGHIAERTALKTCTFSAVDTTGRGKIKDQSQLCYQAVGGDTTMTDETDEDVGRGWTEEAKRSVTSLAGLLSDSDAVTRRHCCVALGNLVKTDGAASLLVEEDVPALLLRAACADSHHAVKQAAISTLSLYRQQDAMQQVLASLDASKKLLQALHDASLHNDHKADVAPALQKRT